A portion of the Kazachstania africana CBS 2517 chromosome 2, complete genome genome contains these proteins:
- the AAC1 gene encoding ADP/ATP carrier protein AAC1 (similar to Saccharomyces cerevisiae AAC1 (YMR056C); ancestral locus Anc_2.621) encodes MSKPKESFGVDFIMGGVSAAVAKTCAAPIERVKLLMQNQDEMMKQGSLDARYKGIVDCFERTAKNEGTISFWRGNTANVIRYFPTQALNFAFKDKIKAMFGFQRERDGYSKWFMGNLLSGGTAGAISLAFVYSLDYARTRLAADGKNAARSSHQRQFNGLLDVYKKTLKSDGILGLYRGFVPSVAGIIVYRGLYFGLYDSFKPVLLTGKLERSFLASFLLGWVVTVGASTCSYPIDTVRRRMMMTSGQQVKYNGSFDCFKQIISHEGVTSLFKGCGANIFRGVAAAGVISLYDQLQLLLFGKKFK; translated from the coding sequence ATGTCTAAACCTAAAGAAAGTTTTGGGGTTGATTTTATAATGGGTGGTGTTTCGGCAGCCGTAGCTAAGACCTGCGCCGCTCCCATTGAAAGAGTAAAATTGCTGATGCAAAATCAAGATGAAATGATGAAGCAAGGTTCTTTGGATGCTCGTTATAAAGGAATTGTAGACTGTTTTGAACGAACTGCCAAAAATGAAGgtacaatttcattttggCGGGGGAATACTGCTAATGTAATTAGGTATTTTCCTACTCAGGCCCTAAATTTTGCATTTAAAGACAAAATCAAAGCTATGTTTGGTTTccaaagagaaagagaTGGCTATTCAAAATGGTTCATGGGTAACTTACTGTCTGGTGGTACCGCTGGTGCAATATCACTAGCTTTTGTATATTCACTGGATTATGCGAGGACGAGATTAGCTGCTGATGGAAAGAATGCTGCGCGCAGCTCCCATCAAAGACAATTCAATGGTCTTTTGGATGTATATAAGAAAACACTCAAAAGTGACGGTATTCTGGGTCTTTATAGAGGATTTGTTCCAAGTGTGGCTGGTATTATAGTCTACAGAGGTCTTTATTTTGGACTTTATGATTCATTCAAACCTGTATTGTTGACAGGAAAACTAGAAAGATCATTTCTAGCATCCTTTTTATTGGGATGGGTTGTTACTGTCGGTGCGTCTACCTGTTCATATCCAATAGATACagttagaagaagaatgatgatgacgtCAGGGCAACAAGTAAAATATAATGGATCTTTTGATTGTTTTAAACAGATAATATCCCACGAAGGTGTCACTTCTTTATTTAAAGGTTGTGGAGCCAATATTTTCAGAGGCGTAGCTGCGGCAGGTGTTATTTCTTTATATGATCAATTGCAGCTTTTGTTGTTTGGcaagaaatttaaatga